The proteins below come from a single Chromatiales bacterium genomic window:
- a CDS encoding PstS family phosphate ABC transporter substrate-binding protein, with the protein MEFSAGQGNRGNVTSILQPGIGFACSVICPSPAQRRGFSGRSARRLVSHGCHNAGVVFPPVNRPCLIGESTVLKKITLAVAALTAATAGSAALARDTINIVGSSTVYPFSTVVAERFGRTTKFPAPKVESTGSGGGLKLFCAGVGVEHPDITNASRRIKSSEVKTCAQNGVKEVIEVKVGYDGIAIANSKQHPRYSLTRKELYLALAKEIPDPKQGDEPYDAGRFIPNPHKTWKDVNPALPAEKIEVLGPPPTSGTRDAFVELVLEHGCEQKKWVKALAKSDKKLFKEKCFTVREDGAYIEAGENDNLIVDKLAANPSALGIFGFSFLDQNLDKVQGSLIEGVAPEFDSIADGSYPVSRPLYFYVKKAHIGAVPGIEEYVAEFTSEKAWGPEGYLSEKGLIPMPDAERKKFSADAKSLAPLSM; encoded by the coding sequence ATGGAGTTCAGTGCCGGGCAGGGTAACCGAGGAAACGTTACATCTATATTACAGCCGGGGATCGGGTTTGCCTGTTCTGTCATCTGTCCGTCACCGGCGCAGCGGCGCGGTTTTTCCGGCCGGAGCGCCCGGCGCCTGGTGTCACACGGCTGTCACAACGCAGGGGTAGTCTTTCCGCCCGTCAACCGTCCCTGTTTGATTGGAGAATCTACTGTGTTGAAGAAGATCACCTTGGCCGTCGCGGCGCTGACCGCGGCCACCGCCGGGTCCGCCGCCCTGGCGCGCGACACCATCAATATCGTCGGTTCGTCGACGGTGTATCCGTTTTCCACGGTCGTCGCCGAGCGCTTCGGCCGCACCACCAAGTTCCCGGCGCCGAAGGTCGAGTCGACCGGTTCCGGTGGTGGCCTGAAGCTGTTCTGCGCCGGTGTCGGCGTCGAGCATCCGGACATCACCAACGCCTCGCGCCGCATCAAGTCTTCCGAAGTGAAGACCTGCGCCCAGAACGGGGTCAAGGAAGTCATCGAGGTCAAGGTCGGCTATGACGGCATCGCGATTGCGAACTCCAAGCAGCATCCGCGCTACAGCCTGACCCGCAAGGAGCTGTACCTGGCCCTGGCGAAGGAGATTCCGGATCCGAAACAGGGTGACGAGCCGTATGATGCCGGCCGCTTCATCCCGAACCCGCACAAGACCTGGAAGGACGTGAACCCGGCTCTGCCGGCGGAGAAGATCGAGGTGCTCGGTCCGCCGCCGACCTCCGGCACCCGTGACGCTTTCGTGGAACTCGTGCTCGAGCATGGCTGCGAACAGAAGAAGTGGGTCAAGGCCCTGGCGAAATCCGACAAGAAGCTGTTCAAGGAAAAGTGCTTCACGGTGCGTGAAGACGGCGCCTACATCGAGGCCGGTGAGAACGACAACCTAATCGTCGACAAGCTCGCGGCCAATCCGTCGGCGCTCGGCATCTTCGGTTTCAGCTTCCTCGACCAGAACCTGGACAAGGTGCAGGGCTCGCTGATCGAAGGCGTGGCGCCGGAATTCGACTCGATAGCCGATGGCAGCTACCCGGTCTCGCGTCCGCTGTACTTCTACGTGAAGAAGGCACACATCGGCGCCGTGCCCGGCATTGAGGAATACGTCGCCGAGTTCACCAGCGAGAAGGCCTGGGGCCCGGAGGGCTACCTCTCCGAGAAGGGTCTGATCCCGATGCCGGACGCCGAGCGCAAGAAGTTCTCGGCCGACGCCAAGTCGCTTGCGCCGCTGTCCATGTAA
- the phoU gene encoding phosphate signaling complex protein PhoU — MVTNRMNLGRHILHRYDQELESLRSRALAMGGLAERQISDALTALNERNTELADYVVRTDHRVNAQEVSIDEDCTYILARRQPAAGDLRMVMAIIKTITDIERIGDESEKIAKMAIRLAATTVPHFERLIEHINELGAMVRESLRDALDAFVRMDVDAAIAAAKKDKAVDSRYAALLGELGDEIKTEPSAADAYQQLIWVVRSLERIGDHSKNICEYVIYLVRGRDVRHISIDELERELANP, encoded by the coding sequence ATGGTCACCAACCGCATGAATCTTGGCCGCCACATCCTCCATCGCTACGATCAGGAACTCGAAAGCCTGCGCTCGCGCGCGCTGGCGATGGGTGGGCTCGCCGAGCGCCAGATCAGCGACGCCCTGACGGCACTCAACGAGCGCAACACCGAACTCGCCGATTACGTCGTACGCACCGACCACCGGGTCAACGCCCAGGAGGTCAGCATCGACGAGGATTGCACCTACATCCTCGCGCGGCGCCAGCCGGCCGCGGGCGACCTGCGCATGGTCATGGCCATCATCAAGACGATCACGGACATCGAGCGCATCGGCGACGAATCCGAGAAGATCGCGAAGATGGCGATCCGCCTCGCGGCAACCACGGTGCCGCATTTCGAGCGGCTGATCGAGCACATCAACGAACTCGGCGCGATGGTGCGAGAGAGCCTGCGCGACGCACTGGACGCCTTCGTGCGCATGGACGTCGACGCGGCGATCGCCGCGGCCAAAAAGGACAAGGCCGTCGACAGCCGCTATGCCGCGCTGCTCGGCGAACTCGGCGACGAGATCAAGACCGAGCCGTCCGCCGCCGACGCCTACCAGCAGCTGATCTGGGTGGTGCGCTCGCTGGAGCGGATCGGCGACCACTCGAAGAACATCTGCGAATACGTGATCTATCTCGTGCGAGGCCGCGATGTCCGGCATATCTCCATCGATGAGCTCGAACGCGAACTCGCGAACCCTTGA